A genomic region of Sander lucioperca isolate FBNREF2018 chromosome 6, SLUC_FBN_1.2, whole genome shotgun sequence contains the following coding sequences:
- the nop56 gene encoding nucleolar protein 56 has product MVLLHVLFEHAAGYALFAVKEVEEIGMLLPQVEESVLNIGKFNSMVSLAAFFPFKSAQAALENINAVSEGVVHADLKLFLETNLPLSGKKKAILGVSDAKIGAALQEEFSISIQTGGVVAEIARGVRLHFHSLVKGLTALAASKAQLGLGHSYSRAKVKFNVNRVDNMIIQSIALLDQLDKDINTFSMRVREWYGYHFPELIKIVSDNSTYCRMAQLIGNRKELSEESLESLEEVVMDAAKAQAILDASRSSMGMDISPIDLINIERFSNRVVSLAAYRLELQEYLRSKMSQVAPNLAALIGEVVGARLISHAGSLTNLAKYPASTVQILGAEKALFRALKTRGNTPKYGLIFHSTFIGRAAAKNKGRISRYLANKCTIASRIDCFSEVPTSVFGDKLRGQVEERLSFYETGDVPRKNVDVMKEAVKEATDVATEIKRKLDKKEKKRRKREKKLQEETGETNGEVQAENDVKKKKKQVAEDIEVAAEESPAAENGAEDSSAKKKKKRKAEVEIQAEEAAATDNGAEETDTPAKKKKKRKTETKDAEPAEETPETPVSEKKKKKKKKET; this is encoded by the exons ATG GTGCTGTTGCACGTGTTGTTCGAGCATGCGGCGGGCTATGCGCTGTTTGCAGTCAAAGAGGTGGAGGAGATCGGTATGCTGCTTCCTCAG gtggagGAGAGCGTGCTGAACATTGGAAAGTTCAACAGCATGGTGAGCTTGGCTGCCTTCTTCCCCTTCAAGTCGGCCCAGGCTGCTCTGGAGAACATTAATGCCGTTTCTGAAG GTGTGGTTCATGCTGATCTGAAGTTGTTCCTAGAGACAAACCTGCCCCTCTCTGGGAAGAAAAAAGCTATTTTGGGGGTTTCAGATGCCAAGATCGGAGCAGCTTTACAGGAAGAATTTAGCATTTCCATCCAGACTGGAGGGGTGGTGGCAGAGATAGCCAGAG GTGTGCGTCTGCATTTCCACTCTCTAGTCAAGGGTCTGACTGCTCTGGCTGCCTCCAAAGCACAGCTGGGTCTTGGCCACAGCTACTCCAGAGCTAAAGTGAAGTTCAATGTCAACAGGGTCGACAACATGATCATACAGTCCATTGCTCTGTTGGATCAGCTAGACAAAGACATCAACACTTTCTCCATGCGTGTCCG TGAATGGTATGGCTACCACTTTCCAGAGCTGATTAAGATCGTGTCAGACAACTCTACATACTGCCGCATGGCTCAGCTCATCGGAAACAGGAAGGAGTTGTCGGAGGAGAGTCTGGAGAGTCTAGAGGAGGTGGTGATGGATGCCGCCAAGGCGCAGGCCATCCTGGATGCATCACGTTCCTCCATGG GTATGGACATCTCTCCTATTGACCTGATCAACATAGAGAGATTCTCCAATCGTGTAGTGTCTCTGGCTGCCTATCGACTGGAGCTGCAGGAGTACCTGCGCTCCAAGATGAGCCAAGTTGCTCCAAATCTAGCAGCCTTAATTGGAGAAGTG gTGGGAGCTCGTCTGATCTCCCATGCTGGCAGTTTAACCAACCTGGCCAAGTACCCAGCCTCCACCGTCCAGATTTTGGGAGCAGAGAAGGCCCTGTTCAG AGCCCTAAAGACTCGTGGCAACACCCCGAAGTATGGGCTCATCTTCCACTCCACCTTCATTGGACGTGCTGCTGCCAAGAACAAGGGCCGGATCTCCAGATATCTGGCAAATAAGTGCACCATCGCCTCACGCATTGACTGTTTCTCTG AGGTACCCACAAGTGTGTTTGGTGACAAGCTGCGTGGACAGGTGGAGGAGCGCTTGTCTTTCTATGAGACGGGTGATGTGCCACGGAAGAATGTGGATGTCATGAAGGAGGCTGTAAAAGAA GCTACTGATGTTGCAACCGAGATCAAGCGGAAACTGGATAAGAAGGAAAAGAAACGCAGGAAGCGTGAGAAGAAGTTGCAAGAAGAAACCGGTGAAACCAACGGTGAAG TGCAGGCAGAGAATGAcgtgaagaaaaagaagaagcaggTGGCCGAGGACATTGAGGTCGCAGCAGAGGAGAGCCCTGCTGCAGAGAACGGAGCGGAGGACTCCTCTgccaagaagaaaaagaaacgaAAAGCTGAGGTAGAAATCCAGGCAGAGGAAGCTGCTGCTACAGATAATGGAGCGGAGGAAACGGATACTCCTgccaagaagaaaaagaaacgaAAGACTGAGACTAAGGATGCAGAGCCAGCAGAAGAGACTCCAGAAACCCCTGTgtctgaaaagaaaaagaaaaagaagaaaaaagagaccTAG